One genomic region from Argentina anserina chromosome 2, drPotAnse1.1, whole genome shotgun sequence encodes:
- the LOC126783007 gene encoding BURP domain protein RD22 produces MGFHLPHVFAFLTFTLVVSHAALSPQLYWNSALPNTPMPKTLSELLQSDFSEEKSSSVVVGKGGVHVDTGKGKPGGTNVNVGKGGVNVHAPTKKPGGGTNVNVGKGGVNVHTGKGKPGGGTNVNVGGKGGVGVHTGKPGKRTNVSVGKGGVHVSTGHKGRPVYVGVTPGKNPFNYLYAATETHLHENPQVAIFFLERDMHPGTKMNLHFTTSSNAATFLPRETAESIPFSSNKLPEILNQFSVKPESVEADTLKQTIEECEKPSIRGEEKYCATSLESMVDFGTSMLGKNIKAVSTEVEKGTTMQKYTILPGVKKLAGEKSVACHKQNYAYAVFYCHATTTTRAYIVPLKGADGVNAQAVAVCHTDTSEWNPKHLAFQVLKVKPGTVPICHFLPSDHVVWVPTQKST; encoded by the exons ATGGGGTTCCATCTTCCACACGTATTTGCATTCCTCACT TTCACACTGGTGGTAAGCCATGCTGCTCTATCACCTCAACTTTACTGGAACTCTGCCTTGCCAAACACACCGATGCCCAAAACTCTGAGTGAACTTCTGCAATCTG ACTTCAGCGAAGAAAAGAGCTCCTCAGTTGTGGTAGGAAAGGGTGGTGTTCATGTTGACACTGGGAAAGGAAAGCCTGGAGGTACCAATGTGAATGTCGGTAAGGGTGGGGTGAACGTGCACGCTCCAACCAAAAAACCAGGTGGTGGTACCAACGTCAACGTTGGAAAGGGAGGCGTAAATGTGCATACTGGGAAAGGAAAGCCAGGGGGCGGTACTAATGTCAACGTAGGGGGAAAAGGTGGTGTTGGAGTGCACACTGGAAAGCCCGGCAAGAGAACCAATGTTAGTGTTGGCAAAGGAGGAGTGCATGTAAGCACAGGTCACAAGGGAAGACCTGTATATGTTGGAGTAACACCAGGCAAAAACCCATTCAATTACCTCTATGCTGCTACTGAGACTCACCTACATGAAAATCCACAGGTTGCTATTTTCTTCTTGGAGAGGGACATGCATCCTGGCACAAAGATGAACTTGCACTTCACTACAAGTTCAAATGCAGCAACTTTCCTTCCACGCGAAACTGCAGAATCAATCCCTTTCTCATCTAATAAACTGCCTGAAATTTTGAACCAGTTTTCAGTAAAACCAGAATCTGTGGAAGCAGACACGCTCAAGCAAACCATTGAAGAGTGTGAGAAACCAAGCATTAGAGGAGAGGAAAAATACTGTGCAACCTCTTTAGAGTCAATGGTTGATTTCGGCACGTCCATGCTTGGAAAAAACATTAAGGCAGTCTCAACAGAGGTTGAAAAGGGAACCACCATGCAGAAGTACACAATATTGCCTGGAGTGAAGAAGCTGGCAGGCGAAAAATCGGTTGCATGTCATAAGCAGAACTATGCCTATGCTGTTTTCTACTGTCACGCCACAACAACCACAAGAGCTTATATAGTGCCACTGAAAGGTGCTGATGGAGTGAACGCCCAAGCAGTAGCAGTCTGCCACACGGATACCTCAGAATGGAACCCGAAGCATTTAGCCTTCCAAGTGCTCAAAGTGAAGCCAGGAACCGTTCCCATCTGCCATTTTCTACCTAGTGATCATGTTGTTTGGGTTCCTACCCAGAAATCCACATAA